Part of the Henckelia pumila isolate YLH828 chromosome 2, ASM3356847v2, whole genome shotgun sequence genome is shown below.
TAAACTCAACACAGTGTGCATTTGaggtaataaaaaaaacttcctAAGGTTCTTGGTGCACCAGAATAATGTGTAGGTGGACCAGAATAGATCTAAAGCAATGCTTGATGCCAAACCCCCAGGAACAAAAAAGGTCACAGCGGTTCCTCGGTCAGGTAAACAATTTGAGAAGGTGCATTTCTAACCTGACAGGAAAAAAACTCGAGAGTTCCCATGGTTACTGAAGCTGAGGGATACATAGGAATTTATATGGGGACCTTGTTTCCAAGAATCTTTTTGAAAAGATCAAGGAATACATGTCCTACTACCGGGGGCTTATGTCTCCGTGGTATGAATTTCTTTTAAGTTATACATTGTGGCCGCTATAGAATCAATATGTTGTTTGTTGgaacaaaacaataatgagcTTAAGCAGCAGGCTATATATCATCTAAGTTGTTCACTCAATGATGGGAAAAGTAGATACTCTACTATTAAAAAGTCTTGTCTTGTCTTGTTCCATGCACATACTTAATTAAGACACTATTTATTTCAATCTAAAGTGCATGTGATAACAAAAACTGCTTTGATTTATGCTCAGTAGGCCAGTTCTTTCAGGTATAATATGGAAGTGATATTTAGCTTTGACAAAGTTCACTTTGATCTATTATCCTCAAAATTCTATGAATAGGCAAGCCATCGTGGATTTTTAGATAACCATCCAGGTACAGAAGAACCATCCATACACTTCCCAAAGGGGATTACAGTTCCTTGAGAAGAAGATCCCACATGGCTTGGAGATGGGTTGGGTTCCCCGAGCCGCTAGAGGCCATGAAGCAGGAACCAAAGACAAGGAACTCAGGCCAGTATCCATGAGAAATCCAACAGAAAGTGCATGTTCCCAGCTTGCAAGAAGAACAAGGCGGGGAACCATGCGATGACTGTCAGAATTCAAGTATTCGGTTCCTCAATGCTAGCATAATGGCCTTCTAGGCCATTTGCGATGTTTTTTCCAAGCTATGAccataatatttcaaaattatatcCAGGCATATTGGCCTGCGGGGGACATTTGTTTagcccaaaaaataaaattatttttcagcCCAAATTATAATGAGTTCTTTGGCCTAGTTCCTGAAGATCATGCAGCCCAACCATTTCGGCCCATCAAAAATGAAGCCCAAGAACCAAAATTCCAGCGACAAGAATTGAAATTGGGAGTTACATTCAAAATCAAGACTAAGTCAAAATCAATCTTGGGAATAGGAAGTGGTGAACGTGGCCCATTATGAAAGGTGATGGAGTGGGAAGTTATGGAAAATTGGAGACAAAAAGCAATCGGCTGAACATTTTAGAGACACAACCAATCAATCACacaaatccaaaacaactccaaaATTTGCTCTCGATTTTACAGTACTTTTTCTACAGATTTTCATATTTTCATCTTTGTTTCatgttttcaaaaaatttcaatgTACATTTTAGTTCATATTGCTGAGTTCCTCGAACATTCCAGCACcatgtttttatgtttttatggcAAAACATtgtcattttgaattttcagtagcATAGTTAGAGTTTCTATGACTATTAAGAATTTTTCTTCACAATTTCTTATGTTCTTTGGCGTTTAACCGGTGGAATTGAGACCGACGATGAAACCGGGGCTCACATTCGCTTGATTTTAGaagttagattttatttttcatttttattttaattcggCACTCACGTGCCTGGCACGCCTGCGCAACACacaaaattcgccaatttttaTGTGCAAACAGGACTATAGATTAATTTTtcgtatttatttaatatataatataaattaattcgcCAAAGAACAAATATAAAACAGCAAgcaaagaaaaaataatcatctcTCATTTGTCATCTCTAGCTGCCACCAGCTTTTCTTTAGCACCACGAGAGCATCATAGATGCAGAGGTATCGACTCATGCACATTATCGAAATGAAAATCGTCCTCTGAACCAGCGGAGACAGATCAACACATATCAAGTAGACAGTAGTGTCGAATCCTCGACATCCATCTGACCATCGCTCTACTTCATTTCTTAGCCTTGTGTCGAATGTCTCATCAATCTCCTTGCCTCCTATGTTCGCACCAAAACTGAGCCATAGAGGCTCTTTGTTGGGGAAGCAACGAAAGCTTCTCTTCAGCCTTGCTCATATCGACTTCAAGTGTCATCTCTTCTACTTCACTATTTTTCGTTGTTGCAATCCGACTACAAGTAGAATGCAACCATTCAGATCACAGACAAAAcccaaaaaagaaagaaagaaagaaagaaaatcagcATCTGGGTTGAAGAAAGACTGATAAAAATTATATGCAAATTCATATTAATAAACtaagaaaattaataaaatgcTATCAACCATCAAACTTGCTTGGAAGCTCATTGATTTAAGCTTCACTTCAAATGCAATTGTATCAAAACAAATTTTCAAACATAAATATCTGTATTTTTCAAATTGTGACGAAATTGCAACAAAGGAGACTAAAACACCTAGAACAAATGTAGTCCATCAAACACTCATCACAATCAAAGTCCACCACATACCAAAAGATAAGTGAAAATCCagaattctttttattttatttttctaaagaAAAAAGCAAGAAAAAGAGAAGGGTCGGTAAAAAACGCATAAAATTTGACTGATGACTAATGTCTATACAGCAAAAAACCACCAAGATGGATTATTAAACCCATAGAGACTCACAAATTCAAACTAAAAATCCCATAGAGGCAAAGAGAAGGAAAACAACATAACAGACAACATATTGACCGattaaaattcagaaataaaaaaatcaccATTATAACCTTTACCCGTACATCCAATTTCTAATCATAACTTGagcaaaaaaatttcaactttCACATAATTATGGAAGGAATAAGTTAGATAGCGAAGAGAAAATTAAGTGTGTGTGATCTTTGtgttatttataaaatttatggaCGGAAAAGCATTATTGCTAATAATTACTTAACATAGTGTATGAAAATTGTTTACAGCTCTAATTCTCTAGTAACACTATTCTATTTATGCCACcatgcaaaaataaaaataaatgtattaTAACAACGTTTGATCATAATCTCACCTAGCTTAGCAAAAGATATCCTTTGGCAGAATTACAAAATCCAATCAACACTACATGTAATGTATActgcatcacaaagcaaaaAACCAAATCAGGAAAGAAGAAAAAGCTCGAGACCACCAATTTATGTTACACAAAATGAAATGGAAAAACTGTATTTAAATATCAAGCATATAAAACCAAATTTGCGCTTTGGAATCACACACATACcaatatgcaataaaatgtGTTTTCACCATGATAAAAACCAACTAAATTCTGAAAAAGAGTACAAATTACCAACTATGTTCAGTTTCCTGCACAAACTTTTTGATCACCGATAGAAATTTAGGTTCCATTCGATTGGATCCACGCCTAAAAAAATTAGGAATACTTACTCAATTTCAATGTGTAACGTTTTAGATTCAATTTATAATACATATAAAGGAGAATATCACTATCTCATGAActtcaatatatcaatcccTTGCAAAATGAAGATAGATTAACTCTAAGTTAAAATCCGACAACAAATTTACTTGAAACAGCTAAATAGTCATCAAATTAAAAACAAATGGATAATATAAGACAATTATAAAACCTACAAATTTctatttcatttttaaaaattaattaatcaaaacaTATAGTTGTTATCAATAGAGTCAATATAAAGATTTAAGATGACAGAACAATGGCATAATTTCAAGTTTAACAGAACGTTGATACCTTAAATGGAATAGCTGGCCAGTAAGCATCTATAATCATGAGCAGTCGACCAGTTCACTATATGATCAATACCGTATATCCAATACATCTAATCCCCTTCTTTGAGTGGCAAACGATGTACCTTGTAGTTGTCAAGATCCATCCATCCCTCAAAGATGTCACAAGAGTAACATCTACAATGGCAATATGTGCGAATATTTATGATGCAGTTTATAAGTTCAATGACATAGTTCGGACACTACATAACAAAAGCGTACCAGACTTCCTTCTAAAGTGTCACAACTCATGGTCGGGCCAACACCAATTGGTCACTGCTCTTCTTTGAGTACAACACCAGAAAGGTCGTACATTCCAAGAGACTCCAACATATCAGCTATACTCTGATCAACCTTGATGTCACGGGAAAAACAAGGATTTCTTATGGAGGTGGGctaatataaatacaaataaatagatttttaagtaaagaaaaaaaaacatgtcgATAAAATGTTTCCTGGGTAAGACTACATCATCACGAAATCTTGATTCTTGATGCATGGTCTTAGAATTTTGTTTCATGAAAACAATGACATTTTATATGTTTCAGAATTATGGATTCAAACAAGAGCAGTTCAAGTTTACATTGAGATCCTTGAATTCAAAGGAATCCAAAATATTGAGTCTACAAGCTTTAAATAACActgataataataattaaaacaaacaaacaaacacacacacacacacagtaTAAAAATAGACAATAGACACAAAACTCAAATATTTCACGTATTCCAATCTATAGTGGCAATATTTCTTCAGAACGTCATTAAAATGTACACTCGATAGAATTTAATATCGACATACTATTCATTATAAATGAACATCTCTTCAATGCACGGATCAAGTTTCACCTGAATAATTTGCCATTTTTGGTTGCTGATGAATTTCCAGGTATGTATTTCATTGAAGCACAAGATATGTGTCACCAGTAATCCCCACAGGAACACGACCCATCTTTAAAATGATGGAACCTACTTGAATCCCTGACTGTGATTTCCCTCTGGACAACTTTGGAAATCGCTTTTATCGCAGCATGGCAATCAAAACAAGCTCTTAGATTCTTTAGCACAAGTATAGGTGATCCATCTGGTGTACTGATTAGTGCAAACGCAATCGCTAACCTCTCGCTATGATATTTCAGCGACTCCGCTTTTATGTGGTCATCCACATTTTGAAGGCTGCAACTTAGATCAGGCCTGTAGCCTTCCTCTTCCATCCGCTGCTCCAAAAAGTCGATCTTTTTTCTTATATCCTCATCTAGAGGATGAGTCCTGTCATTAGCGGTGAATACATGAACCTTGCGTTGAATTTCAACCCAACTATAAGCTGGGACCTTATGAACTCCTCGTTCTCTCATGGCCTTCTTCACCTTTGACACCTGTTGCCAATCGCCTGCCTCAGCATAAATATTCGACATGGTGACATAGGCAGCAGCGTCTCTGAGCACATCCATGTCGAAAAGTTCATCAGCAGCTCTCTTAGCAAAATCTTGATTCTTATGGATCCGACATGAATTTAAAACAGAGGACCACATAATTTCATCAGGCTCGAATGGCATTTGAGCCATGATTGTCTCAGCTTCCTTGAAACGCCCCCTTCTACAGAGCACATCAACCAAAGATGCATAGTGATCTTTTCTCGGAACAAGTTTATAAGTCTCGGTCATTGAATTGAAGTACTGTAATGCTTCATCGACAAGCCCGCGGTGGCTGCAGGCTCTTAAAACACAAAGGAAGCTAACCGGATCTGGACTAAGACCCGATTCTATCATCTCCGTGAAAGACCTCATTGTGGCTTTGCCATCTCCGTTTTGAGCATATGCAGAGATCAGTGCATTCCAAGAAACAGTATTCCGGTCAGGCATCTCTTCAAAAATTACAATAGCATCCTTTATGGATCCACATTTTCCATACATGTCAAGAAGTGCACTGCCACAAAAAATGTTAGACATAAATCCAGTTCTTGTTATGGAAGAGTGCAACTGTTTCCCCAGTGAAAGCAAAGCCAAGTTTGCCGAGGCTCTAAGAGTGCTTGCAAAAGTGGCTTGATCCCCAGATACATACTTTCGCATTTCATTGAACAATTTAAGGGCTTCATCATTTAGCCCTTTCTGAACATAAGCTGAAATTATGGCAGTCCATGGAACGGAGCTTTTGTCGACCAACTTTCCGAATATAACGTTGGCTTCCTCAAATCTGCCACATTTGGCATACATGTCAATGAGAGAATTCGCAACTTGAATTTCTGAATCAGCTCTTGTCATGTATGCCTGAGAGTGAATTTGTCTTCCCATCTCCAAGTCTTGTTGATTTGCAGCTATACTCAACAAagttgaaaaaggaaaatttcttCTGTCGAACTCGGATAACCTCAACTCAGTGAAGAGACTCAGAGATTCTTCCAGTTTTCCATTCCAGGCATAACTTGTTATCATAATATTGTAAGAAACACCATCCAACTGCGGCATATCATCAAAGTACTTTctcatgtcatctatataatcGTGTTTCGAGTAAACATCAAGCAATGCATTGCCAACAAATATATCTTGGACACAGTTGGTCTTGATCACTAATCCATGGATTTGATGACCAGGGGTTATACTATCGAACCCAACACAGGCACGCAAAAGTGCTGCAAAAGTGAAATCAGAAGGACTAAAGCCATGAAATTGCATTTCCGAAAAGAGCTTTATTGCCTTTTCATTTAGCCCTTCTTTTGAACACCCGGTTATAACCGTGTTGAAAGTAATGGTATCTCGTATACTCATGTCCTCGAATAGATGAAAAGCTAAATCAAGGTTTTGACACTTACAATAAGAATCAAGCAAGGAGTTACAAACTTTAAGTGCCGAGTCAAATCCTAATTTATGGATTTGGGTATGGACTTGGAGTACATCTTCCTTGGTCACTGTTTCATCACAGCCTGATAAAAGAGCTATGATGGTGACATAATCAGGCTTCATCCCCAACCTACGCATCTCAATATAAAGATTAAAAGCTTCATGGGGCTGCTTGTTTTGTGAATATCCACCAATCAATATCGTCCACGACACGGCTGTTCGATCACCCATTTTATCGAACATCTCCCTAGCATGAGAAAGATTGCCCGACTTCAG
Proteins encoded:
- the LOC140881264 gene encoding putative pentatricopeptide repeat-containing protein At2g01510 isoform X1; the protein is MNNLKAANPWHKIMVAIKRFYQTNSKSNMKNLVDAQIIKTAFDPEICRHNFHLKNLLRRSQIFEASQMFDQMPRKNTCSVNMMISCFLKSGNLSHAREMFDKMGDRTAVSWTILIGGYSQNKQPHEAFNLYIEMRRLGMKPDYVTIIALLSGCDETVTKEDVLQVHTQIHKLGFDSALKVCNSLLDSYCKCQNLDLAFHLFEDMSIRDTITFNTVITGCSKEGLNEKAIKLFSEMQFHGFSPSDFTFAALLRACVGFDSITPGHQIHGLVIKTNCVQDIFVGNALLDVYSKHDYIDDMRKYFDDMPQLDGVSYNIMITSYAWNGKLEESLSLFTELRLSEFDRRNFPFSTLLSIAANQQDLEMGRQIHSQAYMTRADSEIQVANSLIDMYAKCGRFEEANVIFGKLVDKSSVPWTAIISAYVQKGLNDEALKLFNEMRKYVSGDQATFASTLRASANLALLSLGKQLHSSITRTGFMSNIFCGSALLDMYGKCGSIKDAIVIFEEMPDRNTVSWNALISAYAQNGDGKATMRSFTEMIESGLSPDPVSFLCVLRACSHRGLVDEALQYFNSMTETYKLVPRKDHYASLVDVLCRRGRFKEAETIMAQMPFEPDEIMWSSVLNSCRIHKNQDFAKRAADELFDMDVLRDAAAYVTMSNIYAEAGDWQQVSKVKKAMRERGVHKVPAYSWVEIQRKVHVFTANDRTHPLDEDIRKKIDFLEQRMEEEGYRPDLSCSLQNVDDHIKAESLKYHSERLAIAFALISTPDGSPILVLKNLRACFDCHAAIKAISKVVQREITVRDSSRFHHFKDGSCSCGDYW
- the LOC140881264 gene encoding putative pentatricopeptide repeat-containing protein At2g01510 isoform X2, whose amino-acid sequence is MNNLKAANPWHKIMVAIKRFYQTNSKSNMKNLVDAQIIKTAFDPEICRHNFHLKNLLRRSQIFEASQMFDQMPRKNTCSVNMMISCFLKSGNLSHAREMFDKMGDRTAVSWTILIGGYSQNKQPHEAFNLYIEMRRLGMKPDYVTIIALLSGCDETVTKEDVLQVHTQIHKLGFDSALKVCNSLLDSYCKCQNLDLAFHLFEDMSIRDTITFNTVITGCSKEGLNEKAIKLFSEMQFHGFSPSDFTFAALLRACVGFDSITPGHQIHGLVIKTNCVQDIFVGNALLDVYSKHDYIDDMRKYFDDMPQLDGVSYNIMITSYAWNGKLEESLSLFTELRLSEFDRRNFPFSTLLSIAANQQDLEMGRQIHSQAYMTRADSEIQVANSLIDMYAKCGRFEEANVIFGKLVDKSSVPWTAIISAYVQKGLNDEALKLFNEMRKYVSGDQATFASTLRASANLALLSLGKQLHSSITRTGFMSNIFCGSALLDMYGKCGSIKDAIVIFEEMPDRNTVSWNALISAYAQNGDGKATMRSFTEMIESGLSPDPVSFLCVLRACSHRGLVDEALQYFNSMTETYKLVPRKDHYASLVDVLCRRGRFKEAETIMAQMPFEPDEIMWSSVLNSCRIHKNQDFAKRAADELFDMDVLRDAAAYVTMSNIYAEAGDWQQVSKVKKAMRERGVHKVPAYSWVEIQRKVHVFTANDRTHPLDEDIRKKIDFLEQRMEEEGYRPDLSCSLQNVDDHIKAESLKYHSESDFQSCPEGNHSQGFK